The following coding sequences lie in one Monomorium pharaonis isolate MP-MQ-018 chromosome 1, ASM1337386v2, whole genome shotgun sequence genomic window:
- the LOC105838857 gene encoding ribosomal protein S6 kinase beta-1, whose product MAGVFDIELHDGDAANQDESDDDVIENREEEYNHAATVSAILESDNLERVQLSEQNVNPGQEKAGPQDFELCKILGEGGYGKVFQVRKVTGKDKGSIFAMKVLRKASIIRNQKDTAHTKAERNILEAVKHPFIVNLMYAFQTGGKLYLILEYLCGGELFTYLDREGIFLEDTACFYLSEIILALQHLHNQGIIYRDLKPENILLDAEGHVKLTDFGLCKEHIQEGTVTHTFCGTIEYMAPEILTRSGHGKAVDWWSLGALMFDMLTGMPPFTGDDRRKTIEKILRGKLSLPQYLTPDARDLIRKLLKRQVVQRLGSGPEDAEQIKNHHFFKHINWQDVIARKLDPPFTPSLKSADDTSQFDEQFTATVPVDSPVESTLSESANMIFQGFTYVAPSVLEEMYAQPRVVNARSPRRGLLNNTGFGAAASLHGFSSPRTMDVHLHPSLDLQHQHRQHMMGPNSVEDTEMVDLGQLPNRLQCRDPLRTNFS is encoded by the exons GAGGAGTATAATCATGCTGCAACTGTAAGCGCGATACTAGA ATCTGACAACTTGGAGAGAGTTCAGTTGTCAGAGCAAAATGTGAATCCTGGTCAAGAAAAGGCTGGTCCACAAGATTTTGAACTATGCAAGATTTTAGGTGAGGGTGGCTACGGAAAGGTCTTCCAAGTCAGAAAGGTCACTGGTAAGGATAAAGGCAGCATCTTTGCTATGAAAGTACTGCGCAAAGCATCCATAATAAGAAATCAGAAGGATACCGCTCATACCAAGGCTGAGAGGAATATCCTAGAAGCTGTAAAACATCCATTTATTGTGAACCTTATGTATGCGTTTCAAACTGGTGGTAAATTATATCTGATCTTGGAGTATCTGTGCGGTGGAGAGCTGTTCACGTATCTCGATCGGGAGGGTATCTTTTTAGAGGATACAGCTTGCTTTTATCTGTCGGAAATTATACTGGCACTGCAACATCTTCACAATCAGGGAATTATATATAGAGATTTGAAGCCGGAGAATATTCTGTTGGATGCCGAAGGTCACGTCAAATTGACAGATTTTGGTCTTTGCAAAGAACACATACAAGAGGGCACGGTGACGCACACGTTCTGCGGAACGATAGAATACATGGCTCCAGAAATTCTAACTAGGAGTGGTCACGGCAAAGCTGTGGATTGGTGGAGTTTAGGCGCTTTGATGTTTGACATGCTTACAGGGATGCCACCGTTCACCGGTGACGACAGAAGGAAAACCATCGAAAAGATCTTACGGGGTAAGCTGAGTCTTCCACAGTATCTAACGCCGGACGCCCGGGATCTTATCCGAAAACTCTTAAAGAGGCAAGTTGTTCAGAGATTGGGCTCTGGCCCGGAGGACGccgaacaaattaaaaatcaccATTTCTTTAAGCACATCAATTGGCAGGACGTAATCGCCCGAAAGTTGGATCCGCCATTTACGCCATCCCTGAAGAGTGCCGACGATACGTCGCAATTCGATGAACAATTCACAGCGACTGTGCCGGTGGATTCACCGGTCGAGAGTACTCTCAGTGAATCTGCTAACATGATATTTCAGGGTTTTACATACGTTGCGCCGAGTGTCCTGGAAGAGATGTACGCGCAGCCAAGAGTAGTCAACGCTAGAAGCCCACGTAGAGGACTGTTGAACAATACGGGTTTTGGTGCAGCGGCGAGTTTACATGGCTTCTCTTCGCCCAGAACGATGGACGTTCATTTGCACCCATCGTTAGACCTCCAACATCAACACAGACAACATATGATGGGACCCAACAGCGTAGAAGACACCGAAATGGTCGATCTTGGCCAGCTACCAAACCGTTTGCAGTGTCGCGACCCATTGCGCACAAATTTTTCATAG